TCGCAGACGCCGCCGCCGTTGCTGCGAGCGCCACAAGAGCGACACTCGTATCGACTCGACTCCGGATGGTATGGATCGATGTCACCGTTGTATATCACCATATATGTGTGAGA
This portion of the Halobellus litoreus genome encodes:
- a CDS encoding DUF7129 domain-containing putative zinc-binding protein; protein product: MVIYNGDIDPYHPESSRYECRSCGARSNGGGVCDSCGSESVINIAVPRE